The sequence TCCTGGTCTTCTCTGCTGGGGAGTGGAGAGACCTGCATGCAGCCCGGAGAAGGATGAAGAGACAAATGTGCTGCTCATTGCTCTGTGAAGTCATTGACTGTGTCTTGTCCGAAGTTCTAACTTCCAATCTGGTCTTGTTCAAGGCTGTGTGTCGTGGTCAACCGCTGACCACTATCTATTCCAGAATGAGACTATTCACAATCAGTATTACTGTCCTCAGCCTTTGAATCAAGGCTATGATCTGTTTTATGTCCTTACCCTTCTTGCCTTTAGTCTGGCATCCTGGTCAGGTCTGTCTGGCGTCGTTTAGTGTGTGTAAGCCTTAGATCATCTGTGAAAGGTCTCCCAGGTAGTGGTTTTAATAGAGCAGCTTAGCCTTACTAAAATGATTTCTATCCTAAAAGTAGAGAGTTTGACATAGTCTCGAGTTTTCTCCCTCTTGCTGGTGGTACAATTACATGCCGCTATTTTGAATCCGGCTTCAGCCACACCCCTTAACTAAAGGTCAGTAAACATACGTTTCATTGATTTGAAATGGGTCAGCCAATACGCTCACCACCTCAGGTCAAACAGTGATCAGACACTCGATTGGAGAGATCTTTAACGTGCATTTTACTTTGCAAACTATGCAGACCAAGTCAGGACAGTGCCTGTATACTCCTGCTGTTCTTGAGGATCAGGGTGGTCTTTGGAACTTACCCTCACTTTGAGTTAATAGTGGCTGACTTTACAACAGCCATATAGCATCTCTCATTACAATCAGCTTCGTGAATCCATCTGGGAGTGCATAGTGGCCCAAATGCAAGCATCTTATTGGCTGGTAATGTCCTCTTCTCTGGGTGTTGAGCTGTGGttgtttaaaaacacttttcacaAATCAATTCAACTGGTCTGTTGGGCCACGTTCATTTCTCACGATTGCAAAAGTCACAACAGTTTCCCATTCTGCTTCTGCTTTTTGTCACTCCGGCTTAGCAGCGATCGccatgttttgtgtttcatcaCTTAACATCCCAACGCTCATGTGTGCTACCAAAGTAAGCatgttttaaagaaacactGTTACCCACAGCAAGCTAAGTGTCTTCTCCTGGGGCTACGCCATCCATCGGGTTTCACTTAGTAATACTAATCACGTTAGCCGGCTGCTTGTAGAGAACTGAAACAATAATGTCACGTAATTGCATTAATGCAGTATTTTAAATCTAGCAGCCCGATATATttcacaacaataaataaatatttgaaactaAAATATTTCAAAGCAAGATGAgaaagcaaattaaaaaaaccttAACATGGAACCATACACGTAATCATATGTACTGCTTCTACTGTAGTTTGCTGGCGGCATTTCAAACGTCAACATTGGCACCATGACACCACCTGTCTGATTGAGTTCAGTTTATTATATTCAAATTGAATTGATTTAGATGTGACCAATCATGACCACATTCAGAAATGGATGTCTAACAAATGAGGAAAAAGTTTGGCATCAATTTTTCAACTTCATCTGTCCTGTGGTTCAAAGTAAAGAGCCCACTTCCtgctgatctttttttttttttaaatattatttttagtgcCTTTGTTTTTGAACttgtctgatgtttttttttagactaCATGACATTTTCTTAAAAAAGAAGGTTCAATTCCACACTGTAGTTTGAAGTTATGATTTCTCTGCGTCTGAGGAAACTCGGGGAGCAGCTTTAGCACTGAATACAATTATGTATTTTTGGTaaaatattttcactttttagCTTGCATGCCTTGTATGAAGTCATTAGTGCTGACTAATGAATAATTTGACATCAGATTTACCTTGAATTAATAGTCGCCACTACTTATTATAGAGACGTACTTCTGTGAGATAAGTTACTGTATATGAATCTGAAAATGAAGCACATAACAtcaaacacataaacaatatTACTATATGGATTTGAGAGTGTTATTAACCAGTTCTTGTACTGAACTGTTTATGAACTTGTGCTAAAAAGTGAAAATGCTTTTACGAAAAATGTCATATTACTTTGAAGGTTGTAAAATGATTCTTTTGATCTATTTAATTCACTCTGTGCACATGGCTGTATAATTTAAGTACCGTTGTTGTATAATATTTTAACTGTATTTATGTGGTATGCGTTCTGTGTAAATTTGCTGACTCCGCATAACACATCCGGTGGTCCTCAACTTTTTATGTGTATCTAAAGTGGACCTTTCATTGACCTGTTAACCGCTTTCGTCATGAGGAATAAAAACGAGCCAATGCTGTACATGGACTGTGATGTTTTGTGTTGAAATAGTGCAACAGAATCCTGATGTGCTTTCACTTCACCACATGACATCATCCAACAAACTACTACTGTTTTGTGGTAAAGTTTTTTCTGTGGCATGTGATGGAAAGTGCTCATTCTGCGGTGCCAGTGGATTCTTTTCAGAATTGGGAGGAGAATTTGAGGAAATATTCCAGTTGCCACTTCAATAAAGTCTGGAGGAATAAATATCAGTGAGCAGTTTGAGTAATAACACAATTTAAATGACTTTACACTTTAGATAAAGCTAAAAGAAATGCAGTTTGTTTAGAAATAAAGACAATCTGTTAAAATAACTGTCGATGAGCTTTGAAGACACGGTCCtgaatttattttgaaacttgcataaaataaataaaacaccccTTCCACATGTtgcaatataaatattatacagactacattgaagaaaaaaatataatatacctGAGATATTTGGAAGGGAAGTGGTAAATAAGTATAAGCAAAGAGGATTAGTAAGTGATTTCAGTGAAGATCTAAATCAGCTTAATGTTCTTATTATAGTCTGTCAAATTGAATGATTGAAATACTAATGATACAGAATTCTGCATCATAGATTTCAGCCTTCAGGTGAGCAGTAGGACTTATAATAGAATTGAAATGagaatataaatgaataaaacaaaagaaaactttaCATGACATATAGATTAAGTTTTAAACAAAACTACAACCGATGTTAAAATAAACTCCTCtacatataaaaaatataaagacaacactcaagtaaagaaaacacagcCGAATATGATAAACAACAGATTATTCTTATTTTTAGAAAATGTCACATGTGGCTGTGACAGTCAGCTCCGGGGTTGTGATTGGCTGCGGGCTACTGGAGCCCCTCCCCCTGGTTTGAGTTGGCATGGCGGGGGCGTGGCTCCGGACGTGTTATGATCCGCTCACATAAAAGCTCActgctcagctcagctcctTGTTTTCCACGTGTTCACATGGATCCGTGATAATGTCTCTGACCCGCGTGAGCAGCGCGTTGAGCCGCTCGCTGTGGAGCGGAGGGAGCTGCTCCTCAGTCTGCAGGCTGTCAGGAGCAgcgggagcaggagcaggagaaggaggaggagcaggagcaggaggagcaggaggaagctgcagctccGACCCGGACAGGCCCGGTGCAGACGTGCCCTCCTCCACGGAGCCTCCCGGGGCCAAGAAGCGACCGAAGGGGCCCGTGGGCGCCCCTGGTGTCGGGGCCGTGAGGAGGCGGTCGTTCACCTCCACCGCGGCTCCGATGGACAAGAGGTCTTATCTGTGGGCCCGGTACCACGACCTGAGGCGGCTGGTTCACGGTAAGAGCCCCCGGGTCTCCTCCAGGTCGGTCCCCGGGTCTCCCCCTCACAGCTGCGGGGAATGTGACCACGTCAGCAGGGCTCCATGTCCCCCACATACACCATGTTCTGTCCTTTGTGATCAAGTGTGGACATTTTGTTCCTGCAGGCTGtgattgtctgtctgtgtgtgtgtgttggctgcctgcctgcctgcctgtctgtctctctgtctgtctgtgtgtgttagtgtgtctgcctgtctgtgtgtgtgtgtgtttgtattgaccaattttggttcaataccatcaaTGTTGTTGTTCTTTCCAAACGTCCAGATCAGACAGATGTCTCAGAGCTGCAGTTGCTTTATATTCTCCAAACACACTTATGATCTAAGTTGAAATTATGGTTTGTATTTGTTATGATAAAAGTCAGTAACAGAGGTGAGGTCTGTGGCTTCATCTGTTCCCCTGAAGTTTCTCTGCCTCATCTGAAAACCTCCCTGACCCCAGATAACCACAACACAGTAACTTAAGAGTTAAGTATTTTGACAAAACGGCTAATTCTGCTCTTATTAACCTGATCAATACAtagaaatgaaatgcagctaaaaGAAGcctgaaaaatacaaacaaatatataataattataatacctTTTATTTGTGTAGTACTTTTCAAAACAAGTTTACAAAGTTACAGACTTGGAAAAGTTTTGAAACACGATGAAAACAAATAGACTGAATAAAATCTAACAATTCAAATACTAAGTTCCTACTAAGTTAACTGTCACACAGATTATACAAGGATAGACATGTGAACAGTTTGTGCAGGGATGCAAAATAAagacccaacaacaacaacaacaacaaccataacaataatgataagaAATTCACAGAATGGATTAGgatgtttatttacaaaatataataaaatgataaCACCCATTGTGAAGAAATATCTCTGAAGTGCACAAGCaaaaaatgcaaaagaaaaatactttGTATATCTGATGCCATATCATGCAAacaacatgttttaatgtttcagATAGAGCTCATGTTACGTCTGTCTCAACAGATTGTTTAACTTGATGAGATGCATCATAATTTATAAACTGTGATTTGAAAAACACTCAATCTGTGAAGCTTCTAGTAAGTTAAGGATATCTGTGTAATGCATGCCAAGGAGAACACTGGAATATAAAACTACTCAATAAGTGcttgttttctttaatattcCTATAAAAGCTGTTTCTCTCTCAGTGCAGAGCATGAATCCTCCACCTCGATAGTTTAGTTTTAAAGCCGGTCCTGCATGTTCCACCCACGTCATAGATCTAAGTGACTCAGTGTGGAAAACCAGTAGTGCTCCCAGCAGCAGAGTGGCTGCAGGGAAATCATGCAGCAGCCGCAGCCCTCGCTGAACTTGAACATGTCCCGGGACAGCGAGGCCGTGTTCCCTGTTCTCCTGTTGACAGTGAGATTCCCTCTGATCACGATCCAGCCACAGAATGTGACTCTGTTTCAGCCCCagaaaaaaaggtttgtttgtttaatctgtgcCCATGTGTTCCCCGCATGACTTTGTGCTTATCACACCAGCGGCTTGGACAACTGACAAACTGGATCATGAGAAGGACCTTGTATACTGGAGGTGGTCGGCTCCCACTCTGCAGGGCTGTTGATTTGATACTGTACGTACAATGTGTTCGGTTTGGATCAACACAGCTCGGGAAAGTGTCAGATgagatctcagcagcagcacattacGCAACCGGCAGTGAGCAGGCCAGCTCCACCGGATTGAAAACAGTGTCAGCAGATTTCATAACAACAGAGAACCTTACTGATTTAGGACTCACACAATGTGGACGGCCTAATCCTGCTTccccttaaattaaatgttGTGTTCCCCTCTTCTCCCTGGAACAGACCTGATCCCCCCCGGTGCGTGCAACCTCCTCAACTCCTCCACCATCTACGCCAACAATGAGGTCAGCCTGGCCGAGGTGGACATCTACGGCTTCGACTACGACTACACCCTGGCCCTGTACTCCAACGCTCTCAACACCATGATCTACAACACGGCCCGGAGCATCCTCATCGAACACTTCAAGGTGTGGTGGTTGTTGCAGCAGTTTGCATCAGATCCAGATTTCGATTTCACATTCAGATCCTCTCGTGTGTTTGACAGTACCCTGAGGGCCTCCGCAAGTACGACTACATTCCCAACTTCGCTGCTCGGGGTCTTCACTACGACATCCAGAAGGTGAAGTCTTCTACATCACAAATATCCCAACTGCAGGAAAAGAGAGTGCTTAAACAGTCAAGAGTGAAACCTTccttctttattcatttatcctGCACAGGGTCTTCTGATGAAGATCGACGCCTTCCACTACATTCAGCCTGGCACAGTGTATCGGTAAGAGGCTGAGTCAGGGCTCAGGAAACAACTGCCAAACAGCCTTTCATGCAAAAGTCACGTCCATTATTACCAGCAGGGTGTGTTTgaaagcaggattacacaaaaactactggagggATTATCATGAACCCGGGTATGAGGTCGTGGTGTTAGTCAGGGAGAGGAACACATTGAATATTGGGAAGtttcttttattacatttcCATTGATTCTCgaaatctgagtgtgtgtgcagcttgattgaattaaaggagactattgggccttggcggagctACGTGCTTTACTGACTTAATTGTTTTCAGCCACATTCATATTTATTCAGCCTCTTTATTTACATCCCGGCTGCTTCACTGTTTACATCCATGTTTAATGTTCCCAGTGGCCTGAGCCCCGTGCCAGACGAGGAGGTGCTACAGCTCTATGGAGGAACCTACCACGTCCCTCTGCAGCAGGACAGTGGCTTCTACGGGAAGGTGAGGAGGACGTGGATTTGTTTACAcagttattaatatatatatagtgtagaGTAATATTAATACAGCTGTGGAGAGAGCAGATGATGTTTatcagtttgtttgtctgtcaggattatgcaaaaactacaggacCGATTCTAacaaaacttggtagaaggatgtggtttgggtTATTGAAGAACACTTTCTACTTAATCTAgtttgctttctctcttttcttataataaaagaaaatggagcttttttaaaaacatctccCTCGATTCCTCCGAGAATAATTCACGGATCTAGATGAAAAAAACCTGCatttttaggggactgatattttaatgtgtgaaatttggtgcagaaatCAATAAGAatattgaaatgtggtttcatgttgGGGATTGTAGTTTTATCTGTTTGCAGataattacctccaccaggCAGGTTGTGTTTCTATGGGTTGTTTACTGGTTTTGTGTCTGAACGGTTTTACTCCAAACTTTGTGTAaggaacaaaacacaaaacattttgggGTGATCCCAGGATCTACTTTGTTTAACATAGCTAGATCACAAATTTGTTGACATTCATAAGAATTGATTTTAAGAAGACTGTTGGGTTTGCACTCTCCTTTCTGAACGTGTCTTCTCAGTGAAACCTTCTTGGTTTGGCACAGATGAGGAAACCCGTCTTATCGCTGTGGACTCAGAACATCTGTATGAATCTCACTGTGTCGCTCTCAAACCAGGGTGTTAGTCCAGGATTACATCTGTAACCTTCCACAGagattttaaaatgtcctgGTTCATGTGGATTTACTATGACGTAAGTACCTGATGGTACATTTGGTAATCTCATTTGTTCCCTGGTAAACATGAATCAGCTGGAAGGTGGCGTCACTTCCCCTGAAAACATGACCACAGGAACGTTGGGTCCAAAAAACCTTTTTAGTGCAGATTTATAATTTTGAATGATTTCAGCCAAGAGAAGCAGAAATCTGTTTGAAATCTGACGGTTAATCTTATTATTCCCTCGTTTGGTTTTCAGTTCAGAATCAGATGTTTGGGATAATTCATTTTTGGTTCATCAGGTTTTTTTGAGTGTTTACCTACAGCAGGAAGTTGACTTCTCCTTCCTCTAACCCCCCCTCGAAGCTGTCACATCCAGAATGTAATCTCATTTGAAGACTTGGTTTTGTTCTCAGCCTCTCAGCGGGCAGAGGTTGAAAAGAAAATGGGTTTGAATGTGATTAAGAAGTCATTTCGAACACCATAGAGCAATCATCATACATTAAAGTACGTTTCCTTTCCCAGGGACCGAAGGTGAAGCAGTTCATGGACATCTTCTCCATCCCCGAGATGACTCTCCTGGCCGTGGCAAACGATTTCTTCATCACCAACGACATCGAATATGATCCAGTTCACCTCTTCAAGGACGTCTCCGTGAGTTCGCCCCCGTGGCTCTCACTGTATTTAATGTCTGACTCGcactgagaaacacacagcGCTGGTTTATATCAAAGGGTTTCACGCACTGGGATTCTTCTTCAGCTGGAGGCTCAGGAATCTGCTGAGCTCAGCCAATAGTTTGAAGTGAACCCTCAAGGGTGGAGCTAAGAACAATACGCTGCCTTCTCCTTTCCTCCTGTGGCTGAGGTTTCCAGTTACAAGGCATCGCACTGCagcaaaataaatatacaagatctcagttttaaaaaacaagaaggATCTTAGACTTCCAAGCACGTTAACATGAGGAATCATTTATTCCTTGGCAGCGTTAGCTCTCTGCAGTAAACACTCTCCAGCTAGATTTGGCAGTGAACCATGAAAAAGTTGAATAACACAGATCTGTTCCCGGCTTAACGCTTCTTCTTCAACCCACAGGAAGCCATCGGCATGGTTCACCTCAAAGGCTACATGTACAAGTGGGTCATGCAAGATCTGGGTGAGTTTTCTTATCAGTGGGTCGAGTCAGACTTCACCAGACTCACAAAGACCTCCCTGTTCTGCTTGGTGCCTCTAAGATtaccttaacccccccccccccccagataagTTCATCCTGCGCGGAGAGGAGACGGACGCCGTTCTGCACACACTggtcagagagggaaagaaactgTTCCTCATCACCAACAGTCCCTTCAGCTTCGTGTGAGTGGGACTCAGCTGCCTAGTGGCGTGTTCCCGAGTCAACCCTGACTTTAACGAGAGTAAACAGTTCTGTTCcacctgtgtttgtttctcccgGTTGAGCAGGGATAAAGGAATGACTTACATGGTGGGGGGGAACTGGAGAGACTTCTTCGACGTGGTCATCGTGCAGGCAGACAAACCGCACTTCTTCACCGACTGCATCAAGTGAGTGAAGGAACACCGGTCGTCTGGGGCAGAAATCTCATTTAAAACTTAGAGGAGCTCAGATTAAATCAAACcttaatatacaatatacaacaattcttcattaaaatgtctaaaaaataaaagcattgatGACAGGTTGTGTTTGGGCCGTTTTGGTCCAagctgtgtttcctgtttacagacttcatgctaagctaacaggctGCTTGAGTCTACAGATGTGAGAATTATATTGATCTCCTCATCTTACTCTCAGCAAACCTTCCATGAATATCAAACTGTTCCATGAAAGACATATTATATCATTAAAATGCTAGATACATGTTATATGTATTGTATACTTGTATACTTATATTATCCAGAAtctttccaacaatgttcaaacccagaggaATGCCAAATTTTATTCAATTGCGTATTATTTGCGTTTTGCAATTATGATAAGAttcatttattggtcccacacacatgcacagacacactcatgcaaatggtggggaaatttgtcctctgcttttgacccatctggtgaacacagcaggacacacagagcagtgggcagccatgcacggcgcccggggagcagatgttgggggagtaaggtgccttgctcaggagcaCTTAGACAGTATGTAGGGAGAGTCCTCGCTGACTTTTTTGGACatatccaggtgttgtccatccaggtatgttttttttttttggggttgtcactccgtggagtcgaaccagagaccatccagtctgattttctgcccatagtaaAAAATGTTCTGCCACTAGTTTAGTTTTGGAGGTTGATCTTTTCTAACATCCTTCTCACTTGTTTCTCCTCCAGACCTTTCCGACGCCTGGATGATAAAGGAGACCAGCGATGGGACAAGATCACAAGTTTGGAAAAAGGGCAGATCTACAAACAGGTGTGTGTTAATACCTCATGTTCCCGCTCCCTCCCTGTTCCTCGCTCTATGATT comes from Pleuronectes platessa chromosome 6, fPlePla1.1, whole genome shotgun sequence and encodes:
- the nt5dc2 gene encoding 5'-nucleotidase domain-containing protein 2 yields the protein MSLTRVSSALSRSLWSGGSCSSVCRLSGAAGAGAGEGGGAGAGGAGGSCSSDPDRPGADVPSSTEPPGAKKRPKGPVGAPGVGAVRRRSFTSTAAPMDKRSYLWARYHDLRRLVHDLIPPGACNLLNSSTIYANNEVSLAEVDIYGFDYDYTLALYSNALNTMIYNTARSILIEHFKYPEGLRKYDYIPNFAARGLHYDIQKGLLMKIDAFHYIQPGTVYRGLSPVPDEEVLQLYGGTYHVPLQQDSGFYGKGPKVKQFMDIFSIPEMTLLAVANDFFITNDIEYDPVHLFKDVSEAIGMVHLKGYMYKWVMQDLDKFILRGEETDAVLHTLVREGKKLFLITNSPFSFVDKGMTYMVGGNWRDFFDVVIVQADKPHFFTDCIKPFRRLDDKGDQRWDKITSLEKGQIYKQGNLFDFLRLTGWRGSKVLYFGDHLYSDLADLMLRHGWRTAAIVPELEQETKVVSTDRYALSLTWLQALTGLMERLQTHRDPESKQVFQEWQKEREELRIMTKNVFNPQFGSIFRTCHNPTYFSRRLCRFSDVYMASLSCLLNYDLSYTFYPRRTPLQHEAPLWMDQLCTGCLKTPFLEEMSQIR